A stretch of Saccharothrix texasensis DNA encodes these proteins:
- a CDS encoding TetR/AcrR family transcriptional regulator, protein MTVPRRSDALRNRASIIRAAEELVLRGTTPSPARIARLTGLGQATVYRHFPDRRTLLLTVAREHLGLLVEAAGRDADDPAAFRALLQAVMAYQVSMRPLVDALRRFPEPDRRGHVRRLLDVLRGPFDRSRAAGHLRHDIVLDDVVVVLTMLQAAVDLTPDPRRAIPVLLDGLFLPEPDRAAGSVRR, encoded by the coding sequence ATGACCGTTCCGCGCCGCAGCGACGCCCTGAGGAACCGGGCGTCGATCATCCGCGCGGCCGAGGAGCTGGTCCTGCGCGGCACGACGCCGTCACCGGCGCGCATCGCCCGCCTCACCGGCCTCGGCCAGGCGACGGTGTACCGGCACTTCCCCGACCGCCGCACGTTGCTGCTCACGGTGGCGCGCGAGCACCTGGGGCTGCTGGTGGAGGCGGCCGGGCGCGACGCCGACGACCCCGCCGCGTTCCGCGCGCTGCTCCAGGCCGTGATGGCCTACCAGGTGTCGATGCGCCCGCTGGTGGACGCGCTGCGCCGCTTCCCCGAACCCGACCGGCGCGGGCACGTGCGGCGGCTGCTGGACGTGCTGCGCGGGCCGTTCGACCGCTCCCGGGCGGCGGGCCACCTGCGCCACGACATCGTGCTCGACGACGTCGTGGTGGTGCTGACGATGCTCCAGGCGGCCGTGGACCTGACCCCCGACCCGCGCCGCGCGATCCCCGTGCTGCTCGACGGGCTCTTCCTCCCCGAACCCGACCGGGCGGCGGGCTCGGTGCGCCGGTAG
- a CDS encoding response regulator transcription factor produces the protein MVSVLLVEDDPVVRSAVTRALTGLGHAVLPVGTALEALREITGGAFDLVVLDLGLPDMDGADALRMMRGVCDVPVIVATARDDESEIVRLLNAGADDYLVKPFSSEHLAARLSAVLRRARKDAAPATFRVGRLTVDPDRREARLDGRELNLTRKEFDLLAYLAAREGKVVPRGELLANLWNLPGRHDDQTLDVHLSWLRRKLGERAAQPRYLHTVRGVGFKLTAAE, from the coding sequence ATGGTCTCGGTGCTGCTCGTCGAGGACGACCCGGTGGTGCGGTCGGCGGTGACCCGGGCGCTGACCGGGCTCGGGCACGCGGTGCTGCCCGTCGGCACGGCGTTGGAGGCGTTGCGCGAGATCACCGGCGGCGCGTTCGACCTGGTCGTGCTCGACCTCGGCCTGCCCGACATGGACGGCGCGGACGCCCTGCGCATGATGCGCGGCGTGTGCGACGTGCCGGTCATCGTCGCCACCGCCCGCGACGACGAGAGCGAGATCGTCCGCCTGCTCAACGCCGGCGCCGACGACTACCTCGTCAAGCCGTTCTCCAGCGAGCACCTCGCCGCCCGGCTCTCCGCCGTGCTCCGGCGCGCGCGCAAGGACGCCGCGCCCGCCACCTTCCGCGTCGGCCGCCTCACCGTGGACCCCGACCGCCGTGAAGCGCGCCTGGACGGCCGCGAGCTGAACCTCACCCGCAAGGAGTTCGACCTCCTCGCCTACCTCGCCGCGCGCGAGGGCAAGGTGGTGCCGCGCGGCGAGCTCCTGGCGAACCTGTGGAACCTGCCCGGCAGGCACGACGACCAGACGCTGGACGTGCACCTGTCCTGGCTGCGCCGCAAGCTCGGCGAACGCGCCGCCCAACCCCGCTACCTGCACACGGTGCGCGGTGTCGGGTTCAAGCTCACGGCGGCCGAGTGA
- a CDS encoding HAMP domain-containing sensor histidine kinase, translating into MRKSLALVSLAVTSMVALAFLIPLALVVRQLAEDRALADAERLAGALTPVLVITSDPASVGQALTATAGRVAVHLADGQVVGVPVATDRQIRTAREQGLASTEPIPAGLVHLQPVLLGEGRVAVVEAFVPRAELSRGVEQAWLALSGVAVVLVLGSVLVADRLGARVVRASTALAEGARKMGQGDLATRVTPTGPPELLDAGAAFNRMADRIGQLVANEREILADLSHRLRTPLTALRLDSETLGQDPGANRVRQAVHALEREVNELIRAARRELDDPDGGRCDAAQVVHDRLVFWSALADDQQRLWNLRGTERPAFVPLTRSDLAAAMDAVLGNVFRHTPEGVGFVVALFHQPERVVIVIEDAGPGIQDLAAALRRGSSGAGSTGLGLDIARRAAESTGGSLVVDRGPLGGTRVQLRLGRAEEPV; encoded by the coding sequence GTGAGGAAGTCGCTCGCCCTCGTCTCGCTGGCCGTCACGTCGATGGTCGCGCTCGCGTTCCTGATCCCGCTCGCCCTCGTGGTGCGCCAGCTCGCCGAGGACCGCGCGCTCGCCGACGCCGAACGCCTCGCCGGCGCGCTCACGCCGGTCCTGGTGATCACCTCGGACCCGGCGTCCGTCGGGCAGGCCCTCACCGCCACCGCCGGCCGGGTCGCCGTGCACCTGGCCGACGGCCAGGTCGTCGGCGTGCCGGTGGCGACCGACCGGCAGATCCGCACCGCCCGGGAGCAGGGGCTGGCGTCCACCGAGCCGATACCGGCCGGTCTCGTGCACCTTCAGCCCGTGCTGCTCGGCGAGGGCCGGGTGGCGGTGGTGGAGGCGTTCGTGCCGCGCGCCGAGCTGTCCCGGGGCGTCGAGCAGGCGTGGCTGGCGCTCAGCGGCGTCGCCGTCGTGCTGGTGCTCGGCTCGGTGCTGGTCGCCGACCGCCTCGGCGCGCGGGTCGTCAGGGCGTCGACCGCCCTCGCCGAAGGCGCGCGCAAAATGGGCCAGGGCGATCTCGCCACCAGGGTCACTCCGACCGGTCCGCCGGAATTGCTCGACGCGGGCGCCGCGTTCAACCGGATGGCCGACCGGATCGGCCAACTGGTGGCGAACGAACGCGAAATCCTGGCCGACCTCTCGCACCGTTTGCGCACCCCGCTCACCGCGTTGCGGCTCGATTCGGAAACCCTCGGCCAGGACCCGGGCGCCAACCGCGTCCGGCAGGCCGTGCACGCGCTGGAACGCGAGGTGAACGAACTCATCCGGGCCGCCCGCCGCGAGCTGGACGACCCCGACGGCGGCCGGTGCGACGCGGCGCAGGTCGTGCACGACCGCCTGGTCTTCTGGTCCGCCCTCGCCGACGACCAGCAGCGGCTGTGGAACCTGCGCGGCACCGAGCGGCCCGCTTTCGTCCCGCTCACCCGCAGCGACCTCGCCGCCGCGATGGACGCCGTGCTCGGCAACGTCTTCCGGCACACGCCCGAGGGGGTCGGGTTCGTCGTGGCCCTCTTCCACCAGCCGGAACGCGTGGTCATCGTGATCGAGGACGCCGGGCCGGGCATCCAGGACCTGGCGGCGGCGCTGCGGCGGGGCAGCAGCGGCGCGGGCTCGACCGGGCTCGGCCTCGACATCGCGCGCCGGGCGGCGGAGTCCACCGGCGGCTCCCTGGTGGTCGACCGGGGGCCGCTGGGCGGCACGCGGGTCCAGCTCCGGCTCGGCCGCGCGGAAGAGCCAGTCTGA
- a CDS encoding CAP domain-containing protein encodes MQIEVFRVSRKSSVLPVVVVLAGLALAGCEHPDGMALVTAGATATARTTPQPDVEPTTAGTAATSSDAAPSSSVTTTSETPPATTTTTTTTTTVEPPRQAQVPAPPPAPAAPTRTEVELAEAKVVELTNGERAANGCPALAADGRLAAAARAHSADMAAQNYFDHVSKDGRSFVDRVKAAGYPSPGAENIAAGQRTAEAVLKGWMDSPGHRANILNCKLKTLGVGMARGGSYGIYWTQNFGW; translated from the coding sequence ATGCAGATTGAGGTTTTCCGCGTGTCGCGCAAGAGCAGTGTGCTGCCCGTCGTCGTCGTCCTCGCCGGGCTGGCCCTGGCCGGGTGCGAGCACCCGGACGGGATGGCCCTCGTCACGGCCGGCGCCACCGCCACCGCGCGCACCACGCCCCAACCGGACGTCGAGCCGACCACGGCCGGCACGGCGGCCACCTCGTCGGACGCCGCACCGTCCTCGTCCGTGACCACGACCTCCGAGACGCCACCGGCCACGACCACCACGACGACGACCACGACCACCGTCGAGCCGCCGCGGCAGGCGCAGGTCCCGGCGCCGCCGCCCGCGCCCGCCGCGCCGACCAGGACCGAGGTCGAGCTGGCCGAGGCGAAGGTGGTCGAGCTGACCAACGGCGAACGCGCCGCGAACGGCTGCCCCGCGCTGGCCGCAGACGGCAGGCTGGCCGCCGCCGCCCGCGCCCACAGCGCCGACATGGCCGCGCAGAACTACTTCGACCACGTCTCCAAGGACGGCCGCAGCTTCGTCGACCGGGTCAAGGCCGCCGGGTACCCGTCACCCGGCGCGGAGAACATCGCCGCCGGTCAGCGCACCGCGGAGGCCGTGCTCAAGGGCTGGATGGACTCGCCGGGCCACCGCGCCAACATCCTGAACTGCAAGCTCAAGACGTTGGGCGTCGGCATGGCCCGCGGCGGTTCCTACGGCATCTACTGGACTCAGAACTTCGGCTGGTGA
- a CDS encoding Lrp/AsnC family transcriptional regulator, which produces MTVRAGHSAPLDELDRRIVEELRADGRLSMRALAEKLHISRASAYSRVERLHRDGVLTGYAAVVDPERYGFGISAYVYLKISQHSWKAVRQRVMEIPEVWHGALVSGDYDLVLLVRAPDAHSLRDLVLSRLQTMPDVTSSHTVLILDELPAGRDGHQPKF; this is translated from the coding sequence ATGACGGTCCGGGCTGGACATTCGGCGCCGCTCGACGAGCTCGACCGGCGCATCGTGGAGGAGCTGCGCGCGGACGGCAGGCTGTCGATGCGGGCGTTGGCGGAGAAGCTGCACATCTCGCGGGCGAGCGCGTACTCGCGGGTGGAGCGGCTGCACCGGGACGGCGTCCTCACCGGGTACGCCGCGGTGGTCGACCCGGAGCGCTACGGCTTCGGCATCTCCGCCTACGTGTACCTCAAGATCAGCCAGCACTCGTGGAAGGCGGTGCGGCAGCGGGTGATGGAGATCCCCGAGGTGTGGCACGGCGCGCTGGTGTCCGGCGACTACGACCTGGTGCTGCTGGTGCGCGCGCCGGACGCGCACAGCCTGCGCGACCTGGTGCTGTCGCGGTTGCAGACGATGCCGGACGTGACGTCCAGCCACACCGTGCTGATCCTGGACGAGCTACCGGCCGGCCGTGACGGTCACCAGCCGAAGTTCTGA
- a CDS encoding thiamine pyrophosphate-dependent dehydrogenase E1 component subunit alpha: protein MARTRAPERTLLPSDEPLSLLRKDGTPVDDSPLAMPDDDVLVELHRRMVLGRRFDTQATALTKQGRLAVYPSSRGQEACEVGAVLALRPDDWLFPTYRDSVALVTRGVDPAETLTLLQGGWHLGYDPYEHRVGPQCTPLATNTLHAVGFAHAARLKGEDTAALVMLGDGATSEGDTHEALNFAGVWRPPVVFLVQNNGYAISVPLSKQNAAPSLAHKGIGYGVPSVLVDGNDVAAVYAAVREAVESGGPTLIEALTYRIEAHTNADDATRYRTSDEVAAWLDRDPVDRLEAYLVSRGLLDHARRAAVAAEAEELAASVRAKLNVDVVPSPDELFEHVYATTPRHLREQAAALREELA from the coding sequence ATGGCCCGCACCCGCGCGCCCGAGCGGACGTTGCTGCCCAGCGACGAACCGCTGTCGCTGCTGCGCAAGGACGGCACGCCGGTGGACGACTCGCCGCTGGCCATGCCCGATGACGACGTGCTGGTCGAGCTGCACCGCCGGATGGTCCTCGGCCGGCGCTTCGACACCCAGGCCACCGCGCTGACCAAGCAGGGCAGGCTCGCGGTCTACCCGTCCTCACGCGGCCAGGAGGCGTGCGAGGTCGGCGCGGTGCTCGCGCTGCGCCCCGACGACTGGCTGTTCCCGACCTACCGCGACTCCGTCGCCCTGGTCACCCGCGGCGTCGACCCGGCCGAGACGCTGACCCTGCTGCAGGGCGGCTGGCACCTCGGCTACGACCCGTACGAGCACCGCGTCGGCCCCCAGTGCACCCCGCTGGCGACCAACACGCTGCACGCCGTCGGCTTCGCGCACGCCGCCCGGCTCAAGGGCGAGGACACCGCCGCGCTGGTCATGCTCGGCGACGGCGCGACCTCCGAGGGCGACACGCACGAGGCGCTGAACTTCGCCGGCGTGTGGCGGCCGCCGGTGGTGTTCCTGGTGCAGAACAACGGTTACGCGATCAGCGTGCCGCTGTCCAAGCAGAACGCCGCGCCGTCGTTGGCGCACAAGGGCATCGGGTACGGCGTGCCGTCCGTGCTGGTGGACGGCAACGACGTGGCGGCCGTGTACGCGGCCGTGCGCGAGGCGGTGGAGTCCGGCGGGCCGACGTTGATCGAGGCGCTGACCTACCGGATCGAAGCGCACACCAACGCCGACGACGCCACCCGCTACCGCACGTCCGACGAGGTCGCGGCGTGGCTGGACCGGGACCCGGTCGACCGGCTGGAGGCGTACCTGGTCTCGCGGGGGCTGTTGGACCACGCGCGGCGCGCGGCGGTGGCGGCCGAGGCGGAGGAGCTCGCGGCGTCCGTGCGGGCCAAGCTGAACGTCGACGTCGTGCCCTCGCCCGACGAGCTGTTCGAGCACGTCTACGCGACCACACCCCGCCACCTGCGGGAGCAGGCGGCGGCGCTGAGGGAGGAACTGGCATGA
- a CDS encoding alpha-ketoacid dehydrogenase subunit beta, whose translation MTAVSAQASQATQVSMAGALNRALGDALAADPTVLVFGEDVGALGGVFRVTDGLAARFGEQRVFDTPLAESGIVGTAIGMAMNGLRPVVEMQFDAFAYPAFEQITSHLAKLRNRTRGRVSLPVVIRVPYGGGIGGVEHHCDSSEAYYTHTPGLRVVTPGTPDDAYRLLRDSIDSPDPVIFLEPKRRYWAKGALDPATSVGFDRALVRRPGRDVTLIAYGPMVATALETAEAAVEEGWDVEVVDLRSLSPFDDETVCASVVKTGRAVVVHEASGFGGYGAEVVARVTERCFHHLHAPVLRVTGFDIPYPPPKLEEHHLPGVDRILDAIARLQWDDEVVGSYGA comes from the coding sequence ATGACCGCGGTGTCCGCGCAGGCGTCCCAGGCCACGCAGGTCTCCATGGCCGGCGCGCTGAACCGGGCGTTGGGCGACGCGTTGGCCGCCGACCCGACCGTGCTCGTGTTCGGCGAGGACGTGGGCGCGCTCGGCGGCGTGTTCCGGGTGACCGACGGGCTGGCCGCCCGGTTCGGCGAGCAGCGGGTGTTCGACACGCCGCTGGCCGAGTCCGGCATCGTCGGCACCGCCATCGGCATGGCGATGAACGGGCTGCGGCCCGTGGTGGAGATGCAGTTCGACGCGTTCGCCTACCCGGCGTTCGAGCAGATCACCAGCCACCTGGCCAAGCTGCGCAACCGCACCCGCGGCCGGGTGTCGTTGCCGGTCGTGATCCGGGTGCCCTACGGCGGCGGCATCGGCGGGGTCGAGCACCACTGCGACTCGTCGGAGGCCTACTACACGCACACGCCGGGGCTGCGGGTCGTCACGCCGGGCACGCCCGACGACGCCTACCGGCTGCTGCGCGACTCGATCGACTCGCCCGATCCGGTGATCTTCCTGGAGCCGAAGCGGCGGTACTGGGCCAAGGGCGCGCTCGACCCGGCGACCTCGGTCGGGTTCGACCGGGCGCTGGTGCGGCGACCCGGGCGTGACGTCACCTTGATCGCGTACGGGCCGATGGTGGCGACGGCGTTGGAGACGGCCGAGGCGGCGGTGGAGGAGGGCTGGGACGTCGAGGTCGTGGACCTGCGGTCGTTGTCGCCGTTCGACGACGAGACGGTGTGCGCCTCGGTGGTGAAGACCGGCCGCGCGGTGGTCGTGCACGAGGCGTCCGGGTTCGGCGGGTACGGCGCGGAGGTCGTGGCGCGGGTGACCGAGCGGTGCTTCCACCACCTGCACGCGCCGGTGCTGCGGGTGACCGGGTTCGACATCCCCTACCCGCCGCCGAAGCTGGAGGAGCACCACCTGCCGGGCGTGGACCGGATCCTGGACGCGATCGCCCGGTTGCAGTGGGACGACGAGGTCGTGGGGAGCTACGGTGCCTGA
- a CDS encoding dihydrolipoamide acetyltransferase family protein produces the protein MPDFRLPDLGEGLTEGEIVTWLVSVGDEVSIDQPVVEVETAKAVVEVPCPYEGVVSARFGEPGEKLAVGSVLLTVGAPEQSGSGNVLIGYGTSETPRRRRPRASYARNRGLPRSEHPGSPLGTPEPAPSDTGRAVAPAVISPLVRQLARDSGLALDRIAGTGPGGVIRRADVERELAVRTTPDPTHDPAAAHDAAPAHDAAPSGDRRIPLRGLRGAVAAKLATSRREIPEATVWVDVDATDFLAARAAMPTVSLLALFARFAVLGLKKFPELNSRVEGDEVVVLDRVNLGFAAQTDRGLVVPVVRDAQSLTTAELAAAIAAHTASAREGRLTPAAMTGGTFTVNNYGVFGVDGSAAIINHPEAAILGIGRIIDRPWAVAGQLAVRKVAQLTLAFDHRVCDGGTAGGFLRFVADCVESPVTALADL, from the coding sequence GTGCCTGACTTCCGGCTGCCCGACCTGGGCGAGGGGCTGACCGAGGGCGAGATCGTCACCTGGCTGGTGTCGGTGGGCGACGAGGTGTCGATCGACCAGCCCGTGGTCGAGGTGGAGACGGCGAAGGCCGTGGTCGAGGTGCCGTGCCCGTACGAGGGCGTGGTGAGCGCGCGGTTCGGCGAGCCGGGGGAGAAGCTGGCGGTCGGCTCGGTGCTGCTCACCGTGGGCGCGCCGGAGCAGTCGGGCAGCGGCAACGTGCTGATCGGCTACGGCACCTCCGAGACGCCGCGCCGACGCCGCCCCCGCGCGTCCTACGCCCGGAACCGGGGTCTTCCCCGTTCGGAGCACCCGGGTTCACCACTCGGCACACCCGAACCCGCGCCGTCGGACACCGGTCGCGCGGTCGCGCCCGCCGTCATCTCCCCGCTCGTGCGGCAGCTCGCGCGGGACAGCGGCTTGGCGCTCGACCGGATCGCCGGCACCGGGCCGGGCGGTGTCATCCGGCGCGCGGACGTGGAACGCGAACTCGCCGTCCGCACCACCCCGGACCCGACCCACGACCCGGCCGCGGCCCATGACGCCGCCCCGGCCCATGACGCCGCGCCCTCCGGCGACCGGCGCATCCCCCTGCGCGGCCTGCGCGGCGCGGTCGCGGCGAAGTTGGCCACCTCGCGCCGGGAGATCCCCGAGGCGACCGTCTGGGTGGACGTCGACGCCACCGACTTCCTCGCCGCACGGGCCGCGATGCCGACGGTGTCGCTGCTCGCGCTGTTCGCCCGGTTCGCCGTGCTGGGCCTGAAGAAGTTCCCCGAGCTGAACTCCCGGGTCGAGGGTGACGAGGTCGTCGTCCTCGACCGGGTGAACCTCGGCTTCGCCGCCCAGACCGACCGCGGCCTGGTCGTGCCGGTGGTGCGGGACGCCCAGTCCCTGACCACCGCCGAGCTCGCGGCCGCCATCGCCGCCCACACCGCGTCGGCGCGGGAAGGCCGGCTCACGCCCGCCGCGATGACCGGCGGCACGTTCACCGTCAACAACTACGGCGTGTTCGGCGTCGACGGCTCGGCCGCCATCATCAACCACCCGGAAGCCGCGATCCTCGGCATCGGCCGCATCATCGACCGGCCGTGGGCGGTGGCCGGGCAGCTCGCCGTGCGCAAGGTCGCCCAGCTGACGCTCGCCTTCGACCACCGGGTGTGCGACGGCGGCACGGCGGGCGGGTTCCTGAGGTTCGTCGCGGACTGCGTGGAGTCGCCGGTC